In Natronomonas halophila, one DNA window encodes the following:
- a CDS encoding penicillin acylase family protein, translated as MERRTFLQGLGGAAGLAAGTGVSAAETLTTDTTAEQIEILRDEAGEPHIYADSVYALGYGNGYAQAGDRLFQMDAIRHIGYGDSAKVLGPGQLASDIQVKRDLYSREEIDQQWQDAPPTFKTVVRGFTDGVNRRMVEMAANGTLPAEFAALGHPPEPWKPQDSVAAINYLIGFFGVSGGAELSNAKTLYRMQENLGSWDDAFDAYADLNWLETTDDHYTSLTDEDLNVDGGETAPDSWEELPDEQQRFLEAADPDAVEPWGIELDLSLPDDVIEGRAEGQGIMSGFKWGSNAVIVSGELSESGQPLLGGGPQMGFFKPPIPYEVGLHGAGYDMSGIGVTAAPAMVVGRTNGSGEDEDGLAWTVTSGRDDMVDTIAVELDPDDKHRYRWEGKWHEMETRREEHVASPVSPALGGSPETRIVEQEVAYVVEQGAEMPVIAWNPEANVAWCQRKTTRKEEVPGSQLWAETAAVGDLDEFENSIEEFPFTFNFHVISDSGDIAYYHTGKIPDREDGPDYRFPQTPATHSWRGTQVGLGLGTHARNPDRGYVVNWNNGPAPDWRAGDNEQNWGSIHRVEQLDRLLREAAGLDAKGNQPPQAAQNPLTADDIAEVIHLAALHDASAHVSSPFLADAAKGSDDERVREMGEYLQRWADDHADWFDDGNDEIPYTDGDDRYDQPGHAIYDEVRSRLQERVFDITTAPDEDGPSIDWEPPISRHADPHGTVWNDVTFIDALRGDTDYEWFDGRRDELIREALSETAEALEAEFESPDPAHWLEPVHKSRFRPLGGTQVETMDMRNRATYNQVLDADGWQSDDEATWQATAGDVIPPGNSGVITADELVQAQAGQGEPDRLTNQLELYINNEYRPHPVTRTQVEQVAVETTTVRTVSRPSPRSVTPSSDVSPESLSGLWEGLDVPEEFTDD; from the coding sequence ATGGAGCGACGCACCTTCTTGCAGGGACTGGGTGGAGCCGCGGGGCTGGCCGCCGGAACGGGCGTAAGCGCCGCCGAGACCCTCACGACCGACACGACCGCCGAGCAAATCGAGATACTACGCGACGAGGCCGGCGAACCGCACATCTACGCCGACTCGGTGTACGCGCTGGGCTACGGCAACGGCTACGCACAGGCCGGCGACCGGCTCTTCCAGATGGACGCCATCCGACACATCGGCTACGGCGACAGCGCGAAGGTCCTCGGTCCGGGCCAGTTGGCCAGCGACATTCAGGTCAAACGCGACCTTTACTCCCGGGAGGAAATCGACCAGCAATGGCAGGACGCGCCGCCGACGTTCAAGACGGTCGTCCGTGGCTTCACCGACGGCGTCAACCGCCGGATGGTCGAGATGGCCGCCAACGGGACCCTGCCGGCGGAGTTCGCCGCGCTCGGGCACCCGCCGGAGCCGTGGAAGCCGCAGGACTCCGTCGCCGCCATCAACTACCTCATCGGCTTCTTCGGCGTCTCCGGCGGCGCCGAACTCTCGAACGCGAAGACCCTCTATCGGATGCAGGAGAACCTCGGGTCGTGGGACGACGCCTTCGACGCCTACGCCGACCTCAACTGGCTGGAGACGACCGACGACCACTACACCTCGCTGACCGACGAGGACCTAAACGTCGACGGCGGCGAAACGGCCCCCGACTCGTGGGAGGAGTTGCCCGACGAACAGCAGCGCTTCCTCGAAGCCGCCGACCCCGACGCCGTCGAACCGTGGGGTATCGAACTCGACCTGTCGCTCCCCGACGACGTCATCGAAGGGCGGGCGGAAGGTCAGGGTATCATGTCCGGCTTCAAGTGGGGTAGCAACGCCGTCATCGTCTCCGGTGAACTGAGCGAGAGCGGCCAGCCACTGCTCGGCGGCGGCCCGCAGATGGGCTTTTTCAAGCCCCCTATCCCCTACGAGGTGGGGCTTCACGGCGCGGGCTACGACATGAGCGGCATCGGCGTCACCGCCGCGCCCGCGATGGTCGTCGGGCGGACGAACGGTTCGGGGGAGGACGAAGACGGCCTCGCGTGGACGGTCACCTCCGGCCGCGACGACATGGTCGATACCATCGCGGTCGAACTCGACCCCGACGACAAACACCGCTACAGGTGGGAGGGCAAATGGCACGAGATGGAGACGCGACGGGAGGAACACGTCGCCTCCCCCGTCTCGCCCGCGCTGGGCGGCAGCCCCGAAACCCGCATCGTCGAACAGGAGGTCGCCTACGTCGTCGAGCAGGGCGCGGAGATGCCCGTCATCGCGTGGAATCCAGAGGCGAACGTCGCGTGGTGTCAGCGCAAAACCACGCGCAAAGAGGAGGTTCCCGGCTCCCAGTTGTGGGCCGAAACCGCCGCAGTCGGTGACCTCGACGAGTTCGAAAACAGCATCGAGGAGTTCCCCTTCACGTTCAACTTCCACGTCATCAGCGATTCGGGCGACATCGCCTACTACCACACCGGCAAGATACCGGACCGCGAGGACGGCCCCGATTACCGCTTCCCGCAGACGCCCGCGACCCATTCGTGGCGCGGCACGCAGGTCGGCCTCGGGTTGGGCACCCACGCCCGCAATCCCGACCGCGGCTACGTCGTCAACTGGAACAACGGCCCCGCGCCGGACTGGCGGGCCGGCGACAACGAACAGAACTGGGGCTCCATCCACCGCGTCGAGCAACTCGACCGCCTGCTCCGGGAGGCGGCGGGCCTCGACGCGAAGGGCAATCAGCCGCCGCAGGCCGCACAGAACCCGCTGACGGCCGACGACATCGCCGAAGTCATCCATCTGGCGGCGCTCCACGACGCCTCGGCGCACGTCTCCTCGCCGTTCCTCGCCGACGCCGCGAAGGGTAGCGACGACGAGCGGGTTCGGGAGATGGGCGAGTACCTCCAGCGGTGGGCCGACGACCACGCCGACTGGTTCGACGACGGCAACGATGAAATCCCGTACACCGACGGCGACGACCGCTACGACCAGCCCGGCCACGCCATCTACGACGAGGTGCGCTCGCGACTCCAGGAACGCGTCTTCGATATCACGACCGCGCCCGACGAGGACGGCCCGAGCATCGACTGGGAGCCACCCATCTCCCGGCACGCAGACCCGCACGGCACCGTCTGGAACGACGTGACCTTCATCGACGCGCTCCGCGGTGACACCGACTACGAGTGGTTCGACGGCCGCCGCGACGAGTTGATTCGGGAGGCGCTGTCGGAGACGGCCGAAGCCCTCGAAGCCGAGTTCGAGAGCCCCGACCCCGCCCACTGGCTCGAACCGGTCCACAAGAGCCGGTTCCGACCGCTCGGCGGCACGCAGGTCGAGACGATGGACATGCGCAACCGCGCGACGTACAATCAGGTGCTCGACGCCGACGGCTGGCAGTCCGACGACGAGGCGACGTGGCAGGCCACCGCGGGCGACGTCATCCCGCCGGGCAACAGCGGCGTAATCACCGCCGACGAACTCGTGCAGGCACAGGCCGGACAGGGCGAACCCGACCGCCTCACCAATCAACTGGAACTCTACATCAACAACGAGTACCGGCCGCACCCAGTCACACGGACGCAGGTCGAACAGGTGGCCGTCGAGACGACGACGGTCCGGACCGTCTCTCGGCCCTCGCCGCGGAGCGTCACGCCGTCGAGCGACGTCTCCCCCGAGAGCCTCTCGGGCCTGTGGGAGGGACTCGACGTGCCGGAGGAGTTCACCGACGACTAA
- the trmY gene encoding tRNA (pseudouridine(54)-N(1))-methyltransferase TrmY has translation MRQFIVVGHDAPTTADFSLDDLPGAGRLDVLCRCVNSAFFLSHDLREDVRVHLVLGDEYVVRFEGAELRRLNPDERSTGALIRGALEAREEAIGAMEANPSPGVYIGKGDFASTVESAVEEGTLVELHEGGDPVVDVAPPENPVFVLSDHHDFTDSEADLLAASADERVSIGPHALHADHTITVAHNYLDTDGFSRY, from the coding sequence ATGCGACAGTTCATCGTCGTCGGCCACGACGCGCCGACGACCGCCGACTTCTCACTGGACGACCTGCCCGGTGCCGGCCGCCTCGACGTCCTCTGCCGGTGTGTCAACAGCGCCTTCTTCCTCTCGCATGACCTCCGGGAGGACGTTCGCGTCCACCTCGTCTTGGGCGACGAGTACGTCGTCCGTTTCGAGGGCGCAGAACTCCGACGCCTGAATCCCGACGAGCGCTCGACGGGGGCGCTGATTCGCGGCGCACTGGAAGCACGCGAGGAGGCCATCGGCGCGATGGAAGCCAATCCCTCGCCCGGTGTCTACATCGGCAAGGGCGATTTCGCTTCGACGGTCGAATCAGCCGTCGAGGAGGGAACGCTCGTCGAACTTCACGAGGGGGGCGACCCCGTCGTCGACGTAGCACCGCCCGAGAACCCCGTCTTCGTCCTCTCGGACCACCACGACTTCACCGACTCCGAGGCCGACCTGCTCGCCGCCAGCGCCGACGAACGGGTTTCTATCGGCCCACACGCCCTCCACGCCGACCACACAATTACCGTCGCCCACAACTATCTCGATACCGACGGATTCAGCCGATACTGA
- a CDS encoding response regulator transcription factor has translation MGDERQSVLVVDDDTAVADAYRLLLEEDGDYEVSVANGGPEAMEVVDETFDVILLDRKMPEMPGDEVLRRVRERGYECAVAFVTAAEPFDGDERLPFDAYLTKPVDKTTLRAAVDQLTSIEKTGCGDPAKSRPNVPRGSNVVRSESGWEYVS, from the coding sequence ATGGGTGACGAACGGCAGTCGGTTCTCGTCGTCGACGACGACACCGCCGTCGCGGACGCGTATCGGCTTCTACTCGAAGAGGACGGCGATTACGAGGTATCGGTCGCAAACGGGGGTCCCGAGGCAATGGAGGTGGTCGACGAGACGTTCGACGTGATACTGCTGGACCGCAAAATGCCGGAGATGCCCGGCGACGAGGTGTTACGCCGCGTTCGGGAGCGGGGCTATGAGTGTGCCGTCGCGTTCGTGACGGCCGCGGAACCGTTCGACGGCGACGAACGGCTCCCCTTCGACGCGTACCTGACCAAACCCGTCGACAAGACGACCCTGCGAGCGGCGGTCGACCAACTCACGTCGATCGAGAAAACTGGCTGTGGGGACCCGGCAAAGAGCCGGCCGAACGTCCCGCGGGGCAGCAACGTCGTCCGGAGCGAAAGCGGGTGGGAGTACGTTTCCTGA
- the aglM gene encoding UDP-glucose 6-dehydrogenase AglM, with amino-acid sequence MNVSVVGSGYVGTTLAACFADLGHDVTAVDIDKETVERLNAGETTIHEPGLDPMVSAYAGSSLQATTDHAAVADTDLTFLAVGTPARRDGSIDPSGLLAAAEDVGEAIADKDGYHLVVVKSTVLPDVIDDEVIPTLEEASGKTDGEKLGVAVNPEFLREGSAVDDFMSPDKIVIGTDGDGRALDLLAELYQPLISDWDVPTVETGRREAAMIKYANNTFLAAKISLINDLGNICKEFGVDTYEVAEAMGMDDRIGEKFLNSGVGWGGSCFPKDTAALRAAAQTANYDPAMVNAAIEINDVQPQRLLGLIDEHVDVEGKRVAVLGLAFKPGTDDIRGSRAKPVIEGLQDRGADVVAYDPLAADKMAEEFPNIEYADSAAEALDGAHAAAAVTDWPAFAELNTEFDEMANPVVVDGRRIISRREGLTYEGLTW; translated from the coding sequence ATGAACGTAAGCGTCGTCGGAAGCGGCTACGTGGGCACCACGCTCGCGGCGTGTTTCGCGGATTTAGGGCACGACGTGACGGCAGTCGATATCGATAAAGAGACCGTCGAACGGCTCAACGCCGGCGAGACGACGATTCACGAACCCGGACTGGACCCGATGGTTTCGGCATACGCGGGGAGCAGCCTCCAAGCGACGACCGACCACGCCGCAGTCGCCGACACCGACCTCACCTTCCTCGCGGTCGGTACACCGGCCCGAAGAGACGGTTCTATCGACCCGAGCGGCCTGCTCGCAGCCGCCGAAGACGTCGGCGAGGCCATCGCCGACAAGGACGGCTATCATCTCGTCGTCGTGAAATCGACGGTCCTCCCGGACGTAATCGACGACGAGGTCATCCCAACTCTCGAGGAAGCCTCGGGCAAGACCGACGGTGAGAAACTGGGCGTCGCCGTCAACCCCGAATTCCTTCGGGAAGGCAGTGCTGTCGACGACTTCATGAGCCCGGACAAGATCGTCATCGGGACCGACGGCGATGGCCGCGCGCTGGACCTGCTGGCCGAACTCTACCAGCCGCTCATCAGCGACTGGGACGTGCCGACCGTCGAAACTGGCCGACGTGAAGCCGCGATGATTAAATACGCTAACAACACCTTCCTCGCGGCCAAAATCAGCCTCATCAACGACCTCGGGAACATCTGCAAGGAGTTCGGCGTCGACACATACGAGGTGGCCGAGGCGATGGGCATGGACGACCGCATCGGCGAAAAGTTCCTCAACTCGGGGGTCGGCTGGGGGGGCTCTTGCTTCCCGAAAGACACCGCAGCCCTCCGTGCCGCTGCCCAAACCGCGAACTACGACCCGGCGATGGTCAATGCAGCTATCGAAATCAACGACGTCCAGCCCCAGCGACTCCTCGGATTGATCGACGAACACGTCGACGTCGAGGGCAAGCGCGTGGCCGTCCTCGGTCTCGCGTTCAAGCCAGGCACCGACGACATCCGTGGCTCTCGCGCCAAGCCCGTTATCGAGGGCCTACAGGACCGGGGTGCCGACGTGGTCGCCTACGACCCGCTTGCTGCTGACAAAATGGCCGAGGAATTCCCGAATATCGAGTACGCCGACTCGGCTGCCGAGGCGCTCGATGGCGCCCACGCCGCGGCCGCCGTTACGGACTGGCCGGCTTTCGCAGAACTGAACACCGAATTCGATGAGATGGCCAATCCCGTCGTCGTCGACGGCCGGCGAATCATCAGTCGCCGCGAGGGACTCACCTACGAAGGCCTGACCTGGTAG
- a CDS encoding peptidylprolyl isomerase has product MSNRDVANPDNPTITFETSHGEITIELFEDRSPRTVENFLGLARHDPAADADPDVETNTWEDPESGEVRGDSLYEGAEFHRVIEGFMIQGGDPTGTGRGGPGYEFDDEFHPDLSHDGPGILSMANSGPDTNGSQFFITLDAQPHLDNKHSVFGQVIDGMDVVEEIGSLPTGRNDKPREEAVIESVTIDE; this is encoded by the coding sequence ATGAGCAATCGAGACGTCGCGAACCCCGACAACCCGACTATCACGTTCGAGACCAGCCACGGCGAGATTACCATCGAACTCTTCGAGGACCGCTCGCCCCGAACCGTCGAGAACTTCCTCGGCCTCGCCCGCCACGACCCCGCCGCGGACGCCGACCCCGACGTCGAGACGAACACGTGGGAAGACCCCGAGAGCGGCGAGGTCCGCGGTGACTCGCTGTACGAGGGCGCGGAGTTCCACCGCGTCATCGAGGGCTTCATGATTCAGGGCGGGGACCCGACCGGCACCGGCCGTGGCGGCCCCGGCTACGAGTTCGACGACGAGTTCCACCCCGACCTCAGCCACGACGGCCCCGGTATCCTCTCGATGGCCAACTCCGGGCCCGACACCAACGGCAGCCAGTTCTTCATCACGCTGGACGCCCAGCCGCATCTCGACAACAAACACTCCGTCTTCGGGCAGGTCATCGACGGCATGGACGTCGTCGAGGAGATCGGCTCGCTGCCGACCGGCCGCAACGACAAGCCCCGCGAGGAAGCCGTCATCGAGTCGGTCACCATCGACGAATAA
- a CDS encoding winged helix-turn-helix domain-containing protein: protein MVRDPLANDEDPGLEAVVTALEDDDCRAIIGELDEPRTARELVDRCDIPRSTLYRKLDQLAEATLLREGTEIRQDGSHANRYEVDFEDVVITCDEDRNLGVEIERPARRAEERLADMWSEVRKEL from the coding sequence ATGGTCCGGGACCCGCTGGCGAACGACGAGGACCCCGGCCTCGAAGCGGTCGTCACTGCCCTGGAGGACGACGACTGTCGCGCCATCATCGGGGAACTGGACGAACCACGGACGGCCCGGGAGTTGGTCGACCGCTGTGATATCCCCCGGTCGACGCTCTACCGGAAACTCGACCAGTTGGCGGAGGCGACGCTCCTCCGGGAGGGCACCGAAATCCGGCAGGACGGCAGCCACGCCAACCGCTACGAAGTCGACTTCGAGGATGTCGTCATCACCTGCGATGAGGACCGCAACCTCGGGGTCGAAATCGAACGCCCCGCCCGCCGGGCCGAGGAACGCCTCGCCGACATGTGGTCGGAAGTCAGAAAGGAGCTCTAA
- a CDS encoding CHY zinc finger protein: MQVHGHEVRGVDVDSETRCAHYGTDRDVVAIKFACCETYYPCFRCHEETADHDIEKWPLERRADPAVLCGACGTELATQEYMGVDACPDCGTDFNPACANHYHLYFEGVEETPDRR, encoded by the coding sequence GTGCAGGTACACGGCCACGAGGTCCGCGGCGTCGACGTCGATTCGGAGACGCGCTGTGCCCACTACGGAACCGACCGCGACGTCGTCGCCATCAAGTTCGCCTGCTGTGAGACCTATTACCCCTGTTTCCGGTGTCACGAGGAGACGGCCGACCACGATATCGAGAAATGGCCGCTCGAACGCCGGGCCGACCCCGCCGTCCTCTGTGGTGCCTGCGGGACCGAACTCGCCACACAGGAGTACATGGGCGTCGACGCCTGCCCCGACTGCGGCACGGATTTCAACCCGGCTTGCGCGAACCACTACCACCTCTACTTCGAGGGCGTCGAGGAAACGCCCGACCGGCGGTAG
- a CDS encoding NUDIX hydrolase, giving the protein MDDSDDAEASLAWETLASETDYTCPGFDVVRDEVRLPDGTETDFHYVSEPPSVVVLPFTEDGDVVVIEEWRQAVDRVNYGLPAGGLEAEDVDMDAAAKRELAEETGYEAAAIESLATYEPTNGLFDSVFHYVVAHGCTPTAEQDLDHNESIRVETASFTDLKERALADDLRDGRSALGILQYALRGE; this is encoded by the coding sequence ATGGACGACAGCGACGATGCGGAGGCGTCCCTCGCGTGGGAAACGCTCGCTTCGGAAACCGACTACACCTGCCCGGGGTTCGACGTGGTCCGCGACGAGGTCCGCCTACCGGACGGCACCGAGACCGACTTTCACTACGTCAGCGAACCGCCATCAGTGGTGGTGCTCCCCTTCACCGAAGACGGCGACGTGGTCGTCATCGAGGAGTGGCGGCAGGCCGTAGACCGTGTGAACTACGGCCTCCCCGCGGGCGGCCTCGAAGCCGAGGACGTGGATATGGACGCCGCCGCGAAGCGCGAACTCGCCGAAGAGACGGGTTACGAGGCCGCCGCCATCGAATCGCTCGCCACCTACGAACCGACGAACGGCCTCTTCGATTCAGTCTTCCACTACGTCGTCGCCCACGGCTGTACCCCGACGGCCGAACAGGACCTCGACCACAACGAATCGATCCGGGTCGAGACGGCATCCTTCACCGATTTAAAAGAGCGCGCGCTCGCCGACGACCTGCGGGACGGCCGCTCGGCGCTGGGGATTCTGCAGTACGCGCTTCGCGGCGAGTAG
- a CDS encoding multicopper oxidase domain-containing protein — protein MTDNIGAPGSKFSRRDFVKATGTVGAAGMAGCTAGRQRQTEQPQQAQQAQQAAKLPLAGAPQVVDVTEQNNQVTLRSVTSRMAAHPGDAMGGPVELPRVWAFQADDRTPSVPGPVIRTKEGEDIEVTLDNTDASMPHTLHFHGVRKTWENDGVPTTTGITVNPGEKHTYTIPANVPGTHLYHCHYQTHRHIDMGMYGIFRVDPEGYEPADQELFMTLKDWDSRLNRQIAGEDVAYSPRNRNPDVFTINGRSAPRTLHPEDGSPIIVSQGDTVRLHLANNGYMDHPMHTHNHRFRLVEKDGSQVPEAAQYEQDIVNLAPAERKTIEFDADADPGIYLMHCHKVNHAMNGNSYPGGMVGGIVYEEVMDSDIFAKLMAAAGYEG, from the coding sequence ATGACCGACAACATCGGCGCACCCGGTTCGAAGTTCTCTCGGCGCGATTTCGTGAAGGCGACTGGCACCGTCGGCGCGGCAGGTATGGCCGGCTGTACCGCCGGCCGACAGCGACAGACCGAACAACCACAGCAAGCCCAACAGGCCCAGCAGGCGGCAAAACTGCCGCTGGCCGGCGCCCCGCAGGTCGTCGACGTGACCGAACAGAACAACCAGGTCACCCTCCGCTCGGTCACCTCCCGGATGGCGGCCCACCCCGGCGACGCGATGGGCGGGCCCGTCGAACTTCCCCGAGTGTGGGCCTTCCAAGCCGACGACCGCACCCCGAGCGTTCCCGGCCCCGTCATCCGGACGAAGGAAGGCGAGGACATCGAGGTGACGCTGGACAACACCGACGCCTCGATGCCGCACACCCTCCACTTCCACGGCGTCCGCAAGACGTGGGAAAACGACGGCGTGCCGACGACGACGGGCATCACCGTCAACCCCGGCGAGAAACACACCTACACGATTCCCGCGAACGTGCCGGGGACCCACCTCTACCACTGTCACTACCAGACCCACCGACACATCGACATGGGCATGTACGGCATCTTCCGGGTCGACCCCGAGGGCTACGAGCCGGCCGACCAGGAACTGTTCATGACGCTGAAGGACTGGGACTCCCGGCTCAACCGACAGATCGCCGGCGAGGACGTCGCCTACAGTCCCCGCAATCGCAACCCCGACGTCTTCACCATCAACGGCCGGTCGGCACCCCGGACGCTCCACCCCGAGGACGGCTCCCCTATCATCGTCTCGCAGGGTGATACCGTCCGGCTGCACCTCGCGAACAACGGCTACATGGACCACCCGATGCACACCCACAACCACCGGTTCCGGCTCGTCGAGAAGGACGGCTCGCAGGTGCCCGAGGCCGCCCAGTACGAGCAGGACATCGTCAACCTCGCGCCCGCCGAACGGAAGACCATCGAGTTCGATGCCGACGCCGACCCCGGCATCTACCTCATGCACTGCCACAAGGTCAACCACGCGATGAACGGCAACAGCTACCCCGGCGGCATGGTCGGCGGCATCGTCTACGAGGAGGTCATGGATTCGGACATCTTCGCGAAACTGATGGCCGCCGCCGGCTACGAGGGCTAG
- a CDS encoding DUF7521 family protein produces the protein MVHTTVNAEVQLAVAIVKTLILVVGGSVTYFAYSAYRRTRDESLRLLSAGFALIVVGVLLGGFTFEILMVDIGVGVLVESLFVLAGLSIIAYSLRVQ, from the coding sequence ATGGTCCATACGACAGTCAACGCCGAAGTACAGCTCGCAGTCGCCATCGTGAAGACGCTCATCCTCGTGGTCGGTGGATCGGTGACCTACTTCGCCTACAGCGCCTACCGACGCACGCGCGACGAATCCCTCCGGCTGCTATCGGCCGGCTTCGCCCTCATCGTCGTCGGCGTCCTGCTCGGCGGCTTCACGTTCGAAATCCTGATGGTCGATATCGGCGTCGGCGTCCTCGTCGAGAGCCTCTTCGTCCTCGCGGGCCTGTCGATTATCGCCTACTCGCTTCGCGTTCAGTAG